In Coffea eugenioides isolate CCC68of chromosome 4, Ceug_1.0, whole genome shotgun sequence, the genomic stretch aaacacaacaaatttCCTCTTTCTGACGAACAACAGGTAACTTTCCATGAATCTTTAATATATTTTTCACTAATAGATGAATCCTCTACTTGCAAACTATCCAATCCTTTGATTGTTTCCACACTGCTTCTCCATATTGTGCACAGCTTTTTGCTTCTTCAACATTTTGAATGTTCAGATTTAACCCTTCCAGAAAATTCACATTGTTACTTTCTACAACCATATATGAAGCCCAGCTTATATCCTTTAATAGATCGTCCTTGTAAATATATAGCATGTGTACTCAAATATAACATATATCATTGCATGATCAGTTATACTTAAACCAATATTATGCTTACTTACAGACCACCACTTTACCGCTTTTATCACTTTGTGCTAACACCTTAAATTCTTTTCAGTTACATGGACAATGATGTGTTTCTTTCATGGACACTGACGGTCCATATTCACCACAAAGACAAAGATTGTACAAATACGACTTACTTACTCCTACTGACCATAAAATGCTCGCCGCTACAGCTTTACAGCGAGATCCCAAATACTATACCTATAAATATGATGATGCATTCATCGAACAACATTCGACCTTGATTGAAGATGTTGGACTTCTTGATGTTAAGAATACTATTTCCATTCCTAAGTGGTTAGAACATGTCCTGATATTTGTTTTCCCATATCCACCAGGTAATTATAAATTCAAGCCATTTAATACTTGTTTTACAAAAATGCTATTTTCTGACAAACTGCTATTTCGATGACTGTTATTTCAGATGCTGCTCTTCCTGAGTTTATACCTGATATCTATGGTCCACAACCATGCTGTTTTACAATTTATTTTACAAAAAATAAGCGACTGGTACTTCTCTGATGCATACTAATCACTTTTTTCCTTTCACAATATTCTAACAACTATAGCTAGCGATATTGTTAATTGCACAGCATGTTCCGCATGACCGTATTCCAGTGATACAGCAGTGCAGACAACCATTCCTAACCGTCAAAGCAAGAGATGCACATTGGATTATCTCCTtgacaaattttcaatttggtGAAGGCTGGAACGACTTTGCAGCAGACCATGAACTTAACATAGGTGACATCGTTCTGTTTAAGCATTTAGGAAACATGAAGTTCAACGTAGCCATCTTTACCAAAAATTGTCAACAACAAACGTTTCCCTGGACTACAcaactaacaaaaaaaaaacagtcaGATCCCTTCTTAGGGATGCACTTTGATAAGGCTAACTGCGTTTATCAACAAGTTATCACCGGCTTATCAGATGACTTCACACAAGATTTAACTTTTTCGGCATTTTACCACCGTCTGGCTCTTACAGATGTTCTTCATCCGGTGTATTTTGTCTTTATATTATTGCTATCATAAATTATTATCCAACGAGTCTAACCTATAGTATATTTTCGCAGAAATTGCCCTTTAAAATCAGCAAGCCGGATCGGCACAAGAGCTCCACTTTAGTCATTCATCTACATCGACAAAAAATCCATGCTCACCTACAATGCAATAGCAACTGTGTTATGGAAGCCTGGATGGAATTTctgcaacaaattcatgcaagaCTAAATGAACTCTTATTCTCCTCCCAACAGGAATGCTCATTCTTCCTCCTAGCGGTGCAATTGATAAGACCTCATCTCTCTAAAGTGAGAGCATCTCTCTCTAAAAATGAGAGTTCCCCTCCTCGGTGTAGGAGcaaacatttttctttttaacttttCGCACCACTTTCCACCATCCGTACCAAAGCCCGCCTAGTTTTTGAAACTTTTCGAAATTCAAGAACGCAATTTGTAAAAAGCATCCGAGCCAAATTAGGGGAAATCCTGGAAAGAGTTAGGCTGGGATCACCAAGGAAGATAGAAAGCATCGGGGAAGCTTCAGTCTAATAGTTGCGTAGTTGCTCCTTCctgttcttttgtttctttttttttccacgaCCTTCGATTTCCTTTTGGCTATTTCTGTTGGTTTCCACCTGATACAAAGGAGTAGGAAGCTCATATGGTCAGCATCTAACCCATAGAAGTCCAAAACTCTAATTAAGGGAAGTGGACGactttctctattttttttgcTTCTCAGTCCGGCAAattttgctctgttttttcaGCTTTGTCTGTTTTACTTGCTTTAGTCTAACgtcttttttagtttttgtgCTCCTGTATATCATCTTGTAAACTCAGGTGAAAGGGTCGTTTGTTCATACGGATATAGTACTGGGAACTCAGTGTGGTTTTGGGAAGATGGAGGAAGCATTAGCAAAGGCCCTACAAAGATTTGAGCTATCGGAAAAGGAAGTGGGGGGAATAGACTTGAGCAATGATGATGTATAACAGAGTGTGTAGGATTGTAGAGGAAGCTTGGTAGGAAGACTTATGGGAGACAAGATAGCAAACTTTACTGGGGTGAAAAATTTCACTAACCACGTTTGGGGTTATCCCAAAAACTTACGAGTTACTGAGATAGGCCCAAACGTGTTCCAGTTTCAGTTTGAAAGGGAGGAGGATAGGGAAAAAGTGTTGGCAGGAGATCCTTGGATTTTGGACAACCAGGTTCTAGTGGTACGAGAGTGGTGTGCAAGCTTTGAAAAAAAAGTTGAGAGCTTTAGATACACCAATTTTTGGGTTCAAATATGGAACTTACCGGTACATTGGATGAGTAATGCAGCAGGAAAGAAAATAGGGGGAGTGTTTAGGAAGGTGAAGGAGATTATGCTACCACCAGGGGGTGGAAAGGAAGGGAGACACATGAAGATATTTGCAGAGATAGATTTACTACAGCCACTGGTTAGAGGGACAGCAGTGAAGCTCAATGGAGAGATGGTTTGGATAGAATTTAAGTACGAAAGATGCCCTGACTTCTGTTACAAGTGTGGTATTATAGGTCATGGAGATAAGAATTGCAGAATGGAAATGAGGTCTATTTCATCTCACAAGGAGGCACAATTTGGACCATGGATAAGAGCAGGAAACATAATGGTGTCTCCTCTCAGGGGTGAGTATGGAAGGGAACTAAATCTTAAGGGGCAAGCTAATATACAAGAAGGGGTAGGCGTAGGAGGAAAAAAGGGGAATGGGTTAAGGGAGAGAATGTTACAGAAAGAGACAATGGGACCAAGAGAAGAGGGTGGAGGAAAGGAAGGGAAGTAAAAAGAGGAAACAAGTAGACAAGAGGGAGTGGGGGGAAAGGCACTAGTTATAAGTGACTTGGTAAGGAAAGAGAGGGAGGCAAGCAGAACTGAGGAGAGGAAGGGCATTCAGGTTAAGGGAAAGGGAAGACAGGTTCAGGAGACGGAGGATAAGATAGGGGAGATGAACGGTTACATGGATACTAAAATGCAGGTAGGCGAGATTGAACATGCAATGCTGGAAAGGCCAGAAAATAGAGCGACTTTACAACAGGCAAGCATAAAGGAATGCCAGGAAAACAAGAGTCAGCAAATTTCTGTGAAGGTGGAAGACAAAAGGCAACAACAAAGAGGCTTCCACAAGATCAAAAGAATCCCATTGGGATAGATAAAAGATAACACTCAGGTGGGGGAACAAGGAAGTAAAAGGAAGAAGTCTATAGTAAATGAGAAGAGCGAGCCAATGGAAGAGGATGAAGAGAATGAACACTACAGAAacaagggaaaaggaaaacccAGAAAGTGACTAAAATAAGGGAACTGGAGGCAATCCCGTCAAAGCCTCCACAGTGCAAATGAAGGTTTTGGTGTGGAATTGTCGAGGTGTGGGAGGACCCTTGACAATTCCCTAACTAAAGGAGGTGATAAATCTCCACTTTCTAAGTGTTATCTTTCTGGCTGAGACAAAAAACCCGAAGAAAATTATAGAAAGGGTACAAAAACGGCTAAAGTTCGACCACTGCTGTGTGGTAGACTCAAATGGAAGGGCAGGACGGTTGGCAATGCTATGGAAGGAAGAAGTAGAAGTGGTGAGCATTAAACAGGAGAGTTTCCTCATAGAGATGAAACTAAATGATAAGGAGTCAGGTAGCGAATGGTGGCTGGTGGGAATCTATGCTAGCACAGacgagaaaacaagaaaagaacagTGGAAAAAGATAGAGGAAAAAAAGAGGGAGTAGGGGGAATATTGGGTACTGGTAGGGGACTTTAACGATATAAGAGGTGGAGAAGAAAAAtggggagggagagggagacAAGAAAGTAGTTTTAAGGAGTTTAACAGATTCATTAAGGAAAATGAGTTGTTAGATATAGGCTTTGAAAGGAAACCATGGACATGGTGTAATCAATGGGAAGGAGAGGGGGAAGTAAAAGAGAGATTGGATAGATGCCTTGCAAGTGTTAACTGGTACCAAATGTTTATAAGAGCTGTGTGTAACCACATAGAAAATGAAGCATCAGATCATAGCATGCTTCTAATGGATACCAATACCAATcagagaaaagtgaaaaaaaagttcTACTTCGACCAGCGGTGGGTCAGGAATGGGGAAATCAGAGGGGTGATAGAAAGAGCTTGGGGTTCGGAGCATCAACGTTCGAGAATGTTTAAGGTGACAAGAAAGATAAGAGAGTGCAGAATGGCTTTGTTAACATGGAAGAGGAATAACAGCTTGAACTCAGGAAGGCAGATTACGGGGATAAAAGAGAAAATTCAGGAGTTAAAGGTTAGCAACAATTTAGGAAAGAGGGGTCAAATAGCAGAATTGAAGTTGCAACTTAGTAAAGCATACCGAGAGGAGGAACTATATTGGAGTCAAAAGGCTAGGACACGGTGGCTACAGGAAGGAGACAAAAACACTGCTTTCTTCCATGCTAGTGTCATGACGGTGAGAAAACATAGGAAAATCACATGCTTGCAGAAGGATAATGGAGAATGGTGTAAGACGGAACAGGAGCTGAGGGAGGAGATGTGTGGATATTACAAACAGCTGCTTACTATTGGGAATGCAGATCAAATAGAGGAAACACTGCATGGGGTTCCCACTACTATATTAAGACAGATGAATGAACACCTGATCCGACCTGTGGGGGAACAAGAGATACACAAAGCACTCTTCTCTATGCATCCAAATAAATCACCTGGGACAGATGGTATGTCTcctctttttttccaaaaatactGGCACATTGTTAGGATAGATGTGGTGAATGCAGTGGCGAGTTTTTTTTCATACGGGAAACATGCTGAAGGTTGTGAATGAAACTTTGATAACTTTGATTCCTAAGGTAGAAAATCCCATCAATTTGACCCAATACAGACCTATTAGCTTGTGCAATACTctttataaaatcatttcaaaagtgCTAGCTAATAGACTTAAAGTTGTGTTGAACAAATGCATTAGTGAGACCCAGTCTAGCTGAGTAGTGAGACCCTCAAAATGCTCTTGGATTTGGCAAAGCCTAGCTGAGGTGCGAAAAGAAGTACAGAATGGTatcaaaagaaagataggaaatGGCAAGGCTACGAGTATCTGGGAAGACTGTTGGATTCCAGACAGCAAAAGTGGGAAACCAACAACACCAAGACCACCAGGTTGTCATTTAAAGCATGTGTCAGATCTTATCATCAACAACAGATGGAATGCTGTCTTGATATTCAGAATATTCAGCCAACAAGATGCTGAAAGGATACTGAGGATACCCATAAGCTTTACAGGGAAAGAAGATGGGCATTACTGGATACACTCTCAAACTGGTCAATATACTACTCAATCTGGATATAAGAATTGGATGAAGGAAAAGGAGCTGGAGAGTATAGGAAGGAGGGATGAAGCTGGGACAAGCTATGAAGGAGCTATAAAGAGAGCTTGGAAATCACTTTGGAAGCAGAAAGTGTgccaaaaaatgaaagtatttATATGGAAATGTCTGCATGGAGGTCTCCCAGTGAGAGGTGAAATTTACAGACGAACGAAGCAAGGAGATCCTAAATGTGCAGCGTGTGGTGAAGAGGATGAAACAGTAGAACACCTGTTGCTACAATGCAACAAAGTAAAGGAAGTTTGGAAGCTAGCGCCTGTACAATGGGATGGAATACAGCATGTATCAAACTGCTTCATCAAATGGTGGACTGCAATCATGGAAGCTCaagaagagagaggaggagaggACCATGCGAACCTCACCATAAATATTCTCTGGCAGATTTGGAAGGCCAGAAACGAGAGGGAGTTTGAATGCAAGGAAAAGGAACCTCATAAAGTAATACAAAAAGCTGTGAAGGGTTGGATGGAATTTGATGAGGCCAACATAGGGAAGGAGACAAGGAAGAACACTCAGGGAACAGAAATTCTGGAATGTGCTGAGCAAGATCAAAGGTAGAGTGAGAACCAAGCCAGGCTGATAATCAAGGTCCACACTCACCAAGACAGAAGGCAACAAATGGTGGGAATTGGAGTCACTGCTACTGACTTGGCAGGTTGTCTACAAGCGAGCTGGGCATTAAGGGAAAGAATGTCAGGAGACACAAAGCAGGACCTAGCTGGTGCGGTGAGACTTGCACTATTGAACGCAATCAATCAAGGCTGGATATGTATTAAAGTGGAGCTGGAGGATAGTGAGCTGGTAGAGTGCATAAAACAAACAAGGACAAGTAATCAACAGATGGCTACTCTGCTGGAGGATATACAATCCATAAGTAATCTGTTCCAAAAGTGTACTTTCTCTTTTGTTGAATCAGGATTCGTAGGAAGTATCAAGTTGAGCATGTATGCTCTAAACATCTTTGTTGATGAGGAATGGGTGAATCCCAATTTGAAGTGCTAGGCACTAATGTTTTGGTAGGACTTTTGTCCTGGTGAATGGACCTTTGTCCAAATATGTACATGTTTGAGTAATTTATAAAGctatcgtttcgacaaaaaaaaaagagacccAGTCTGCCTTTGTTCCGGGTAGACAAATTGTTGATAACGTTCTCATTGCACATGAAATGatgcattttttgaaaaataaacgAAAAGCAAAGGTTGGATTCATGGCTATTAAGTTTGATATGTCTAAAGCCTATGACAGGGTTGAATGGAAATTCATAGGAAGAATAATGATGCATATGGGCTTCTGTCCTATTTTTGTTAGGTGGATCATATCTTGCATATCCTCAGTTTCTTATTCTTTCAATCTTAATGGAGCTAAGGTGGGTTACATAAAATCTAGTAGAGGATTAAGACAAGGGTATCCCCTTTCCTCTTACCTTTTCCTTATTTGTGCGGAAGGTTTGTCCCATTTGATAAACACAAAGATTGACAAAAAAACAATGACAGGAATCAAGGTGAGCACGAATAGTCCACAAATATCACATTTGTTTTTTGCAGACGATTCTCTGATTTGCAGCAAAGCTACGGTCCAAAAGGCTAAACAGGTACAAGAGGTGCTAAAGAGCTATTCAGTGGCTTCTGGACAGTTAGTGAACTTTGAGAAATCAGCCGTGTACTACAGTAGGAACACCCCAAGGACTAGGAGAGCAGCAATCTGTGAAGTAATGGGGAACTTAAAAGAGGCAACTAATGGCAGATATCTGGGACTACCAATAGCGATAGGAAGGACAAAGAACCAAGTGTTTGGCTATATCAAAAGTGCAGTCACCAAAAAGCTGAAAGTTAGGCAAACAAAATGTTGAGCATGGCTGGGAAAGAGGTACTTATAAAGTCAGTCATATTAGTGATGCCAAACTATGCCAGTGTGCCAAAAGGACTGTATTTGCAAGAGTATAGCAGTAATGAGCAGGAAAAGAAACTTCACTGGATCAGTTGGAAGAAACTAGCCAATGTCAAAGGAAAGGGGGGCTGGGATTCAGGGATTTAGAAGCTTTTAATAAAGCTTTACTTGCTAAGAAACTTTGGAGAATCATTTGCTCTCCAAATTTGCTTATGAGTAAAGTAATAAGAGGCAAATACTTAAAGGATAAATCCCTGGACAACCACCCTCCCAACTCAGCGTCCTGGGCTTGGAAAAGTATACACAGTGCATGGAAATTATTGGAAGGAGGACTATGGAAGAGAGTGGGAGAGGGAACACAGGTCAATATATGGGAGGATAGATGGGTGATAGGGTCAGAGACAGGACGAACTTCAACAACTTGTCCTCCAAATTGCCACTTACAAATAGTCAGCCAGCTCATAAGTGAAGGAAGTTGGAATGAGGAGATTTTATAGCAAGTTTTCAACCGAGAAGAGAGGGAACACATAGCTAGTATACCTCTTAGTATGTTTAAAAGACAACATGGATATTTCTGGAATTTTGCGAAATCTGGAATCTATACAGTCAAGACAGGTTATGCGAGAGTTATGCAGGCTAGCAGTACAGTAAAGAGTAGACAAAAACTGGAGGGGGAAACAAGCTGGGAGATAAGGAAGCATAGTGTTTGGAAACAACTTTGGAACCTGAACCTAAAGCACAAAATCAAACACTCCATCTGGAAGTGTTTGCAGAATGGTATAGCTGTGAATGATGCTATCTACAAAAGAACTGGAAAAGGGGATAAGGTCTGTACAGTTTGTGGGGAAGGTGAAGAAACAGCTGAACACATGTTTTTCAACTGCCCAAAAGCACAACTTGTGTGGAAGATAGCACCGGTCAGATGGGAGGATCTGAGAGACTTACAGAGCAACTTGTGGAGATGGTGGGAGGCTGTTGCTCAGACAGGTTCAAAGGAGCTAGGGATGGAACATATAGTTTTGATAGTGAATATTCTATGGCAGATCCGGAAAGCACGGAACAAGGTGGTTTTTGAACAGCAAAGGAGTGGAGCAAATGATATAGTCCAGAGAGCACAACAAGAATGGCTCGAGTACGAGGACGTGCTGCAGCAAGAAGGGGCGATCAAAAAGAATGAACGGGTTGGGAGTCAGATGGAACAGGTGATGGTACCACGAGTTGAAGGAGTCATCCGAATCAGTACAGATGCAGCACTCAACGCAAGGATGATTAGAACAGGAAAAGGAATCGTGGCACGGCATTGGACAGGAAAGATAATAAGAGCTAAAGGAGTAGTAGAATGGAAGAAAGGTGAAGCTCTAGTAGAAGAAACATTAACCTTTAGATTAGCTCTCCAAATGGCACGTGAAGCAGGCTGGAGGAAGATAGCTATCCTATCAGATTGCAAGACGGCCACAGATCACATTAGATGCAACAATGTATAAGATGGGACTCTGGCAAACATCTTGGAAGACATTGCGGATCTAATATAGGTTTTTGACTATTGCACAATATCTTGGGTGCCTAGAACATTGAATATAGCAAGTCATAGGCAA encodes the following:
- the LOC113769357 gene encoding uncharacterized protein LOC113769357 yields the protein MGDKIANFTGVKNFTNHVWGYPKNLRVTEIGPNVFQFQFEREEDREKVLAGDPWILDNQVLVVREWCASFEKKVESFRYTNFWVQIWNLPVHWMSNAAGKKIGGVFRKVKEIMLPPGGGKEGRHMKIFAEIDLLQPLVRGTAVKLNGEMVWIEFKYERCPDFCYKCGIIGHGDKNCRMEMRSISSHKEAQFGPWIRAGNIMVSPLRGEYGRELNLKGQANIQEGVGVGGKKGNGLRERMLQKETMGPREEGGGKEGK